From Shewanella psychrophila, a single genomic window includes:
- a CDS encoding PIG-L deacetylase family protein: MFLTLLACSCQLTRETKLIDTQSVVVLLAHPDDETWVSGTLAKLADLGIKVFPVYATSGDAGSDHSGQGLSGSKLAKVREQEALEAVAILGLQAPIFLRFSDGKLNQDIESLLIAVHSIIEREKPQAILTFVRGGITDNLDHKTMNILVETYFSKLGIYFGVSESQADELANSASKFALDYRVARPIDDAEVSIKVDITAYKIRKIMAMESHITQFPPVMNSAYEDYLESFPQEELVTGNNACRLILLTTQPAN; encoded by the coding sequence ATGTTTCTTACTTTACTAGCTTGTTCTTGTCAGTTGACTCGGGAGACAAAGCTCATAGACACTCAATCCGTTGTTGTATTGTTAGCCCATCCCGATGATGAAACTTGGGTATCGGGTACTTTGGCAAAGTTAGCCGATCTAGGCATAAAAGTATTTCCTGTATACGCCACTTCTGGAGATGCTGGTAGTGACCATTCAGGCCAAGGGCTATCTGGGTCTAAGCTGGCTAAAGTACGGGAGCAAGAAGCATTAGAAGCTGTAGCTATTTTAGGTCTGCAAGCCCCGATATTCCTGCGTTTTTCTGATGGTAAGCTTAATCAAGATATTGAAAGTCTTCTTATTGCTGTTCACAGTATTATTGAGCGTGAAAAGCCCCAAGCAATATTGACCTTTGTAAGAGGAGGGATCACGGATAACCTAGATCATAAAACCATGAATATCTTGGTTGAAACGTATTTTTCTAAGCTTGGGATATATTTTGGCGTATCTGAATCTCAGGCTGATGAACTGGCGAATTCGGCAAGTAAATTTGCTTTAGATTATCGTGTCGCTAGGCCTATCGATGATGCTGAGGTCAGTATTAAGGTCGATATAACGGCTTATAAAATCAGAAAAATAATGGCTATGGAAAGTCATATAACTCAGTTCCCCCCTGTTATGAACAGCGCATATGAAGATTACCTTGAGTCGTTTCCTCAGGAGGAGTTAGTCACTGGAAATAATGCCTGTCGGTTAATCTTACTTACTACGCAGCCTGCAAACTAG
- a CDS encoding YHYH protein — protein sequence MMQFNNTFSGLKRSLPIVALGTLLVACGGSDSDSGNDSSGTDTTPDVPASNIAPVANAGADITQAVGSVVNLDGTASSDADGNSLSYNWVFASMPDGSNASLNGQTSSQPDFTPDIVGSYQVSLIVNDGQVDSNEDLIDVIATTESVDITNVEFTSRAGSCGSYEGSYFSNVMDLQRAMGFSGDLTIAMSNGDCVVQANDIPNHDFNDAQASFATNVSVQDSNYVINSQPLQVQSSTSLNLGVTNAVMLNGVAIDLLAAACYGVGNEPLGQEKIGCGQDQIDNPWRYDPMSQLNNFGTDEHNAHVQPDGTYHYHGSPMAMYDLDCAATGEVSPVIGFAADGFPVYGPCFQDPQTSLVREAESSFILKANGGARQPVSGYTTPIDGVGGIASSDYDGQFRGDYEFLSGQGDLDECNGMTIDGQYGYYITDSYPWVLNCYKGELDDSFSKVGPALSNLLHSH from the coding sequence ATGATGCAATTTAATAATACATTTTCAGGTTTAAAGCGAAGTTTACCGATAGTCGCGCTAGGTACATTATTAGTGGCGTGTGGTGGTTCTGATAGTGATTCAGGTAATGACAGTAGTGGGACTGATACTACACCTGATGTACCAGCTTCGAATATCGCGCCTGTGGCAAATGCTGGAGCCGATATAACACAGGCTGTTGGCAGCGTTGTGAATCTTGATGGTACAGCAAGTAGTGATGCCGATGGTAATAGCTTGTCATATAACTGGGTGTTTGCTTCGATGCCTGATGGCAGTAATGCCAGTTTGAATGGACAAACTTCATCGCAACCGGATTTCACCCCCGATATTGTAGGAAGCTATCAAGTATCCTTGATTGTCAACGATGGTCAGGTCGATAGTAATGAAGATTTAATCGATGTGATAGCCACTACAGAGTCTGTGGATATCACCAATGTTGAATTTACCAGCCGTGCCGGTAGCTGTGGTAGTTATGAAGGCAGTTACTTCTCCAATGTCATGGATCTTCAACGAGCTATGGGATTCAGCGGAGATCTAACCATTGCAATGAGTAATGGGGACTGTGTTGTACAAGCTAATGATATTCCAAATCATGACTTCAATGATGCTCAAGCAAGCTTTGCAACTAATGTGTCTGTGCAGGACTCCAATTATGTTATTAATAGTCAGCCTCTGCAGGTGCAAAGCAGCACAAGTTTAAACCTAGGTGTTACTAATGCTGTGATGCTCAATGGAGTTGCTATCGATCTGTTGGCCGCAGCGTGTTATGGGGTAGGTAACGAGCCTTTGGGCCAAGAGAAGATTGGTTGCGGCCAAGATCAAATTGATAATCCTTGGCGTTATGACCCTATGTCACAGCTGAATAACTTTGGCACCGATGAACATAATGCCCATGTTCAGCCTGATGGCACTTATCATTATCATGGCAGCCCTATGGCTATGTATGACTTAGATTGTGCTGCCACAGGAGAGGTGTCGCCTGTTATCGGTTTTGCAGCAGATGGCTTCCCGGTATATGGCCCCTGCTTTCAAGACCCTCAGACCAGTTTAGTCCGTGAAGCTGAGTCTAGTTTTATCTTGAAAGCGAATGGCGGTGCTAGACAACCCGTAAGTGGCTATACAACGCCTATTGATGGAGTCGGTGGCATAGCCAGTAGTGATTATGACGGTCAATTCAGAGGTGATTATGAGTTTTTATCCGGGCAAGGTGACTTAGATGAATGTAATGGCATGACAATCGATGGCCAATATGGCTATTACATTACCGACAGTTATCCTTGGGTATTGAACTGCTACAAAGGCGAGCTTGATGACTCCTTTAGCAAGGTAGGGCCAGCTTTATCTAACTTGCTGCATAGCCATTAA